In the Longimicrobium sp. genome, GGCGCCGCCCTGGAGCACGTTCTCCCAGTAGTCGCGCGGGAGGGGGCCGCGGTAGCTCCGGGGCGACACCATGGCGTCGTAGGCGTCGACCACGCGGAGGATGCCTGCCAGGAGGAACTCGGGGGAGGCGGCGTCCAGGTGCAGCCCCAGGTCCACGTAGTCGCTCCCCTGGTGCTCGATGAGCGGGGCGATGCGGCGCAAGGAAGGCACCCCGCGCACGATCTCGGCGCCCGCGCGGGCGTGCGAGCGGATGCGCTCCAGCTCTTCGGGCGAGAGCGGCTCGGTCTTGTGCAGCAGCTCCAGCGGGATGCTCCCCTTGCCGATCTCGTGCAGGGTGGCGGCGGTCTCCAGGAGCTCGGCCTCGGCGTCGGGCACCTGCATCACGCGGGCGACGCGGCGGCAGAGCTCGGCCACGCGGGTGGAGTGGCCGTGCATGTAGGGGTCGCGGGCGGCGATGGTCGCGGCCAGCGCGTTCACCGTCTCGCGCTGCATGTCGCGCATGGCCTGCTGCATCCGCGCGATCTCGCGCCACACCTCGGCGCGCAGCGCGTGCAGCTCGCGGCCCATGTGCAGCACCGCGTCCTCCACGCGCCGGCGCACGTCGTCGGGGGCGAAGGGGCGGGGGAGCGCGGTCACCTGCTCGGGGAGCGCCGCGGTGCCGCGGCCGAACACCGCCGAGAACGGCGCGCCCTCCTCGACCACCACCATGTGGCGCCCCACGCGGTTCATCTCGCGGAAGCGCCAGACGTACTCGATCCCCTCCAGCGAGCGCTCCGAGCCCAGGTCGCTGATCACCAGGTCGGGGACCAGCCCCTCGTCCAGGATGCGCAGCGCCTCGTCGCCGTTGGAGACCGAGAGCGCCAGGTGCTCGCCCGCGCGCAGGATGGGCTCCAGCTCCGCGACTACCTCTTCGCGGTCGCTGACGATCATGATTCGTCCGCTCAGCATGGCTCCAGCCTGGTGAAAGTGCGAAGTGCGAGGTGCGGAGTGCTCCCCCCGAACGGCCCGCGCGCCGGCCTTCCTTCCCCGACCCCGTGCGAATCGGGACGACGCGCGAGCCGCCCGGAGGAGCTCGGCGCGCCGTTCGCCCGGCGGCGCCGCAGGTCGACTCGCGCCGGGACAATGCGAGCCGCGGGCCAGGCGGCATCGTCCGGTAAGTGTTTGTGGTGATTGTACTTGGGGGATCGGTGCGGCCGGGCGAGGGTGTCGGGAGATCAGCCGCGCAGGTGTGGGGACGGAGCGCAAATCGAAGGGCTGCAAGCACTTGCGGCGGAGGGTCGGAAATCTGTACGCGTCGCCTGCCGCTGTGTGACTCCTGGTTCGAAAAACGACAAAGCCTCACGCAGAGTCAGCAGAGTCAGCAGAGAACTCATCACCCGGCGGGTTTTCCTCTGCTTCCTCTGCGTGAGGCTTTTGTTTTTTCGGATCTCACGAATGTGACGGGGCGTCCCGATGGCCGGAGCGCCCCGTCATTGTTCTGATCGTCTTCTGAAATCAGCTTCCCGCCCGGCGGAAGACGACGTGGAAGCGCAGTGTCAGCTCGTCGCGCACGCGGGTCATCCCGCCCATGCGGGTCGGCGGGCGCATGCCGTACTCGGTGAACTTCGCCGGGAGCTGGCCGTCGACGGTGAGGGTGCCGTCCGACTGCGTCACGGTGGCGGGGATCTCCACCTCGCGCGTGGCCGCCTTGATGGTGAGCCGCCCGTGCAGCGTCACCGCGCGCCCGCCCTCCGCCGCGCCCCCGGAGGGGGTGACGCGCTCCAGGACGAAGCGGATCCACGGGTACCGCTCGACCTCCATCTCGTCGCGCAGGTGCCGGTTGCGCAGCGCGATCCCCGTCCCGAAGCTCCCCGCGTCCACGCTCACCTCGCCGCGCGTCCCGGCGAGCGTCTCCGCGTCGCCCACGTCCACCCAGCCGCTCACCCGCTGCGCCCGCCCGCTGAAGCGCCCCATCGTGGCGCTCGCGTCGAACGACACGCGCGTCTCCGCCGGCACCAGCTCGTAGCGCGTCTGCGCGGCGGCCGGGTCCGCGGCGGCGGCGAGGAGGACGGCGGTGCAGAGTGGGATCGACCGGCGGGCGAGGGACGGCGGGACCATGCTCCACCTCCGGCGACGCGGATGGGATCGGCTGCGGGCAGGGACAGTCTACTCCACTGCGGCACCGGGGTTTCTCCAATCGGTCTCTCGCGCCGCCCGGGTTTCGTCACCGCGGAACGGTCGAGGCAGGCCTCGACCTGCGGAGTTCGACGTGGTCAGCGGCGCGGGGCGGCGCGGGCGGGCTTGAACTCGTAGTTCTCGGGCGGCATCGGGAAGTAGTCGAGGTAGCGCTCCTTCTCCTGCTCCTGGGCGATCCACTCTTCGAACTTGGACGGCACCAGGCCGCCGCTGTCGATCTGCTTCGAGGCGGCGACGATGGCCAGGTGGTTGGCGTACTCGTTCTGCGGGTGGCCGGCGTGGCCCTTCACCCACTTCCACTCGATGCGGTGGCGGCGGGCGGCCTCCACCAGCGCGCGCCACGCCTCCAGGTTCTCGATCTCGCCCGTCTTGCGCTTCCACCCGCGCGCCGACCACCCGTGCACCCACTCGCTCATCCCGTCCACCAGGTAGCGGCTGTCGGTGGTGAACACCACGCGCGAGGGGCCCCTGAGCGCCTCCAGCGGGATCAGCGCGCTGCGGATGGCCATGCGGTTGTTGGTGGTGTCGGGCTCCGACGTCCAGAAGTCGCGCCGGATCCAGCCCTTCTGCAGGTGCCAGTACTCCACCACGCCGGCGGCGCCGCCGGGGCGCTTCTGGTGCTTGAACTGGTTCCCCAGGCAGCTCTCGTCGGCGTAGATGAAGACCAGCGGCTCGGACATCCCTCTCCCGGGGCGAAAGGCGGCGGACGGCGGAGCGGAAATCTACCCCGGTCCTCACCGCCTGCCAAACCCGGCCCGGTCATCGTAATGCCCGATGCGGGTGAATAGAGGGTGATCAGAAGTGGCGTCAGGCATCCGCTCGATTCACCACCCACCAGGAGGGTCGAGTAGATCCCTCGGGTCGCTACCGCTCCCCTCGGGATGACACCGTTTGGAGCAACGGACTTGCTCCGCACTCACGCACTCACGCACTTCGCACTTCGCACTCCCGTCCTTGACACCCCGCCCGCCGCCGGTAGATTCACGCGGCCCGCAACTGCGCGGCGCCCTTGCACTTGGAGCGCACCGACAGGGAGGCCGGGGTGGCCGAGCCCGCCGTTCTGATGCTGGAGGATGGACGCACCTTCCGCGGGGAGGCGCACGGCGCCCCCGGCACCGCGTTCGGCGAGGTGGTCTTCAACACCTCGATGACCGGGTACCAGGAGGTCCTCACCGACCCCTCGTACACGGGCCAGCTGGTCACCATGACGTACCCGCTCATCGGGAACTACGGCGCCAACCCCGAAGACCAGGAGTCGGCGCGCCCCCAGGTGGCGGGCTTCGTGATCCACGAGGCGCCGCCCCGCTACAGCAACTGGCGCGCGCGGGAGTCGCTGGACGACTACCTGAAGCGCCACGGCGTGGTGGCCATCTGCGGCGTCGACACGCGCGCGCTCACC is a window encoding:
- a CDS encoding HD domain-containing phosphohydrolase, whose amino-acid sequence is MIVSDREEVVAELEPILRAGEHLALSVSNGDEALRILDEGLVPDLVISDLGSERSLEGIEYVWRFREMNRVGRHMVVVEEGAPFSAVFGRGTAALPEQVTALPRPFAPDDVRRRVEDAVLHMGRELHALRAEVWREIARMQQAMRDMQRETVNALAATIAARDPYMHGHSTRVAELCRRVARVMQVPDAEAELLETAATLHEIGKGSIPLELLHKTEPLSPEELERIRSHARAGAEIVRGVPSLRRIAPLIEHQGSDYVDLGLHLDAASPEFLLAGILRVVDAYDAMVSPRSYRGPLPRDYWENVLQGGAGKRFHPQVVDAFLRLMSPAPRPEARIP
- a CDS encoding YceI family protein, with translation MVPPSLARRSIPLCTAVLLAAAADPAAAQTRYELVPAETRVSFDASATMGRFSGRAQRVSGWVDVGDAETLAGTRGEVSVDAGSFGTGIALRNRHLRDEMEVERYPWIRFVLERVTPSGGAAEGGRAVTLHGRLTIKAATREVEIPATVTQSDGTLTVDGQLPAKFTEYGMRPPTRMGGMTRVRDELTLRFHVVFRRAGS
- a CDS encoding ribonuclease H — protein: MSEPLVFIYADESCLGNQFKHQKRPGGAAGVVEYWHLQKGWIRRDFWTSEPDTTNNRMAIRSALIPLEALRGPSRVVFTTDSRYLVDGMSEWVHGWSARGWKRKTGEIENLEAWRALVEAARRHRIEWKWVKGHAGHPQNEYANHLAIVAASKQIDSGGLVPSKFEEWIAQEQEKERYLDYFPMPPENYEFKPARAAPRR